A window of the Brassica oleracea var. oleracea cultivar TO1000 chromosome C1, BOL, whole genome shotgun sequence genome harbors these coding sequences:
- the LOC106298774 gene encoding PRA1 family protein F3-like has protein sequence MTNYGAIQTSSHTSPSPVVDVESLSSDNNQCTACAMPRRPWGVMFDFHSMGLPHGVSDASSRFKTNYNYFRTNYGIFFSINILIAIFGIKHPFSLIAFTMLVSIYILLYYLQEDEEPIKLFCCQISDQMIRIVKTCLFLLTMALLVVTNATYVIYGWPLVIVYVPILIHTVVRKTDDLFLDEEAATRTETYWSSLRFHVMFALFNLYFSFG, from the coding sequence ATGACAAACTATGGCGCGATTCAAACCTCGTCTCATACATCGCCGTCACCGGTGGTGGATGTCGAGTCTCTATCAAGCGACAACAACCAATGCACCGCGTGCGCCATGCCCCGTCGTCCTTGGGGAGTGATGTTCGACTTCCACTCCATGGGACTTCCTCACGGCGTCTCCGATGCTTCCTCCAGGTTCAAAACGAACTACAACTACTTCCGCACGAACTACGGGATCTTCTTTTCCATCAACATCTTGATAGCCATCTTCGGCATCAAGCATCCGTTCTCGCTCATCGCCTTCACCATGTTGGTTTCCATCTATATCTTACTTTATTACCTCCAGGAGGACGAAGAGCCGATCAAGCTGTTCTGTTGTCAGATCAGTGATCAGATGATTCGGATCGTCAAGACTTGCTTGTTTTTGTTAACCATGGCTCTTCTCGTCGTGACCAACGCAACGTACGTGATCTACGGTTGGCCGTTGGTGATCGTATATGTGCCGATCTTGATCCATACGGTGGTTAGGAAGACGGATGATCTATTCTTGGATGAAGAGGCGGCGACGAGGACTGAGACTTATTGGAGCTCACTCCGTTTCCATGTCATGTTCGCTCTCTTTAATTTGTACTTCAGCTTTGGTTAA